From a single Apium graveolens cultivar Ventura chromosome 2, ASM990537v1, whole genome shotgun sequence genomic region:
- the LOC141707197 gene encoding glucomannan 4-beta-mannosyltransferase 9-like, which yields MENDSKTMVFQDSPQAAGILGQVGMLWELGKAPLIVPVLKLMVNVCLAMSVMLFIERLYMGIVKLFIKLFRQKPEKKFKWEAMKEDLELGNSAYPMVLVQIPMYNEKEVYQLSIGAACGLSWPSDRIIIQVLDDSTDPAIKDMVELECRRWASKGINIKYEIRENRTGYKAGALREGLKHSYVKQCDLVAIFDADFQPESDFLCRTVPFFVHNPEIALVQARWKFVNADECLMTRMQEMSLNYHFIVEQEVGSHTYAFFGFNGTAGVWRISALNEAGGWKDRTTVEDMDLAVRATLKGWKFVYAGDVQVKSELPSTFKAFRYQQHRWSCGPANLFRKMAFEIATNKKVTLWKKLYVLYSFFFVRKIVGHIVTFSFYCVVLPLTVLIPEVEVPIWGAIYIPSVITILNSVGTPRSLHLVIIWILFENVMSLHRTKATIIGLLEVGRVNEWVVTEKLGDSVKSKNSRAKQVKKFSQFNPKFWGRFHGLEMIVGMFLFSCGWYDFYFGKNNYFIYLFVQSMAFFIVGLGYVGTFIPN from the exons ATGGAGAACGATTCGAAGACGATGGTTTTTCAAGACTCTCCTCAAGCTGCAGGCATTTTAGGCCAAGTTGGAATGCTGTGGGAGTTGGGGAAAGCTCCGTTGATCGTGCCGGTGTTGAAACTAATGGTGAATGTTTGTTTGGCAATGTCTGTTATGTTGTTCATTGAGAGACTTTATATGGGGATTGTGAAGCTTTTTATTAAATTGTTTCGACAAAAACCCGAGAAGAAATTCAAGTGGGAGGCCATGAAGGAAGATCTTGAGTTGGGAAATTCAGCTTATCCCATGGTGTTGGTGCAAATACCCATGTACAATGAAAAAGAG GTGTATCAGTTGTCGATCGGAGCAGCATGTGGACTTTCATGGCCATCTGATAGAATTATAATTCAAGTTCTTGATGATTCAACGGATCCTGCTATTAAG GATATGGTGGAGCTAGAATGTAGGAGATGGGCAAGCAAAGGAATTAACATTAAGTATGAAATCAGAGAAAATAGAACTGGCTATAAAGCAGGGGCCCTCAGAGAAGGATTGAAGCATAGCTATGTGAAGCAATGTGACTTAGTGGCCATCTTTGATGCTGATTTCCAGCCTGAGTCTGATTTCTTGTGCCGCACCGTTCCTTTCTTTGTTCACAACCCGGAAATCGCCCTTGTTCAAGCTCGTTGGAAATTCG TCAATGCAGATGAGTGCTTAATGACAAGAATGCAAGAGATGTCATTGAATTATCACTTCATTGTGGAGCAAGAAGTGGGTTCCCACACATATGCATTTTTTGGCTTCAATG GAACTGCTGGTGTCTGGAGAATTTCAGCACTTAATGAAGCAGGAGGATGGAAGGATAGAACAACTGTTGAGGACATGGACTTGGCTGTCCGAGCTACACTCAAAGGATGGAAATTTGTTTATGCCGGAGATGTCCAG GTGAAAAGTGAACTTCCAAGTACCTTCAAGGCATTTCGATATCAACAACATCGATGGTCATGCGGTCCTGCTAATCTCTTCAGAAAAATGGCTTTTGAAATCGCAACAAACAAG AAAGTGACTTTGTGGAAGAAATTATATGTGCTTTACAGTTTCTTCTTTGTAAGAAAGATTGTGGGCCATATCGTCACATTTAGCTTCTATTGTGTAGTTTTGCCCTTGACTGTTTTAATTCCTGAGGTTGAAGTTCCTATATGGGGAGCTATATATATTCCTTCTGTTATTACCATCCTCAATTCTGTTGGAACTCCAAG GTCCCTGCACCTAGTGATTATCTGGATACTCTTTGAAAATGTTATGTCTTTGCACCGGACAAAAGCAACTATCATCGGCTTGCTGGAGGTAGGAAGAGTCAATGAGTGGGTTGTCACTGAAAAACTGGGAGATTCTGTCAAATCTAAGAATTCCAGAGCTAAACAAGTTAAAAAGTTCAGCCAATTCAACCCAAAATTTTGGGGAAG ATTTCATGGGCTAGAGATGATTGTTGGGATGTTTCTATTCTCTTGTGGATGGTATGATTTCTACTTCGGAAAGAACAATTATTTCATCTACCTCTTCGTGCAATCAATGGCGTTCTTCATCGTAGGGTTGGGCTATGTCGGCACATTCATCCCCAACTAA